A region of Anolis carolinensis isolate JA03-04 unplaced genomic scaffold, rAnoCar3.1.pri scaffold_7, whole genome shotgun sequence DNA encodes the following proteins:
- the camsap1 gene encoding calmodulin-regulated spectrin-associated protein 1 isoform X4, with translation MREKGKEWCRCGHCVMVDADVCAGGDSTRRKMDALTDSAAEIVPLELYDSARAKIAANLQWICAKAYGIDNIPEELKDPFYIDQYEQEHIKPPVIKLLLSSELYCRVCSLILKGDQVAALQGHQSVIQALSRKGIYAMESDDSPVSELDLASAPIKMSPHMGMIDALMMAYTVEMISIEKVVASVKCFSTFSASKDLPYDLEDAMIFWINKVNLKMREITEKEIKLKQQLLESPGHQKPDLMHALSHCMLEPVEYARVVRYRRDHLSSRQLPFFPLLEDLMKDCSDGAALLAVIHYYCPEQMKLDEICLKEVTSIADSVYNIQLLREFANEYLNKCFYLTLEDMLYAPLVLKPNVMVFIAELFWWFEIVKPDFVQPRDLQEVKDAKTMLQQKSSRPPIPISNATKRSFMASPAASSVAEVQPPTQLPLETCNSGKGSPAFSPAHPLLPLRQKQQKSLQGEDSSGQRNRSNSLTRVDGQPRDSILAWPEKKQRPLSQPTPFVLHHAASSDADPSSGDSISLARSISKDSLASNIINITPKQHPQSVPPKSSGRSLLSNVEIEDEDEELIAIIRPDAAPNQGGLELQSVPARSPGGVATAWASKSETSESKPESFFLEPLMPAVLRPAKEKQIINKEDECGEGKMRGFGAKRLTEGHTVRKKTNGSHGDHNLNRTFNVTPSPELTTAVSSSLADPALHLELRPETFRPQASSSLEPSTRDQSFGGFFLHAAKTEEDAMTGANASYVKTPDSYATESTWTMVRQDSDSDILDMEEAEQDLIADDHPIIAKYIGEEESAKLQEDMKVKEHEDKDDGSGRSSPCLSTISQVSSVSMTSGSARMTSFAERKLHRLNSYETKSSTSSSQKTTPDGSECCPAPLTTWKQKREQSPNRQSKDNVNLLASELVQLHMQLEEKRRAIEAQKKKMETLSARQRLKLGKAAFLHVVKKGKVADVSQPLKPEHFTKEYSRHNGEGLDDASLTSKSEAFFMREEGGEDSLDSLEAAKVKAQETVAFVEQNNPKEPTLHEIEKSKMISAALLEENIESSDVNECDLSIEKLNETISTLQQAILKISQQQELLMKAPTMPSSRGGSQDQKIRAPVHFVEPLSPTGMSSLRKPPRLGQGRSSRSGRPSELKVVKERQQTTARIKTPTPSVDTLPHLRQFPSNNTAKTPTEMTVENNTTPQEKLSFESYRLCDESNQRGGFTFSSPKDTNILSEAIKDVNSNVEDFSLASFEGSGKETVPAEESQRSKSSLIEVDLSDLKGPDEGEVESQGSEIDQKSGLGFFFKDEQKAEDELAKKRAAFLLKQQRKAEETRLRKLQLEAEVEQKRDEVRRKAEEDRVRKEEEKARRELIKQEYLRRKQQQILEEQGLGKPKPKPKPKKARPKSVHREESYSDSGTKCSTTPDNLSSAQSGSSLSLASAATTEPESVHSGGTPSQRVESMESLPILSRNPSRNMERDWENTSTASSIASVAEYTGPKLFKEPSSKSNKPIIHNAISHCCLAGKVNEPHKNSILEELEKCDANHYIILFRDAGCQFRALYCYYPDTEEIYKLTGTGPKSIAKKMIDKLYKYSSDRKQFNLIPAKTMSVSVDALTIHNHLWQPKRPAVPKKTQTRK, from the exons aTGGTGGATGCTGATGTTTGTGCTGGTGGGGATAGCACAAGAAGAAAAATGGATGCTCTAACAGATAGTGCAGCTGAGATCGTTCCATTGGAGCTCTATGATTCAGCCAGAGCAAAAATAGCAGCTAATCTACAGTGGATCTGTGCAAAAGCCTATGGAATAG ATAATATCCCAGAGGAACTGAAGGACCCATTTTATATAGACCAGTATGAGCAGGAACATATTAAGCCACCTGTCATCAAGCTGTTACTGTCCAGCGAACTCTACTGCCGCGTCTGCAGCCTCATTTTGAAAGGGGATCAGGTGGCCGCTCTGCAGGGACACCAGTCGGTCATCCAGGCACTGTCTCGGAAAGGGATTTACGCCATGGAGAGTGACGATTCACCGGTGTCTGAATTGGATCTTGCCTCCGCACCTATCAAAATG AGTCCTCACATGGGAATGATTGACGCTCTCATGATGGCCTACACGGTGGAGATGATTAGCATTGAGAAAGTGGTTGCAAGTGTCAAATGTTTTTCTACGTTCAGTGCCTCAAAGGACTTACCCTATGATCTGGAAGATGCAATGATATTCTGGATTAATAAG GTGAACCTAAAAATGAGAGAGATAACAGAGAAGGAGATCAAACTGAAGCAGCAGTTGCTAGAAAGCCCAGGTCATCAAAAG CCTGATCTGATGCATGCGCTATCGCACTGCATGCTGGAGCCAGTGGAATATGCTCGTGTG GTACGTTATCGCCGGGATCACCTTTCGAGTCGGCAGTTGCCGTTTTTCCCGTTGCTTGAAGATCTGATGAAGGACTGCAGCGATGGGGCTGCTTTACTGGCTGTAATCCATTACTATTGCCCCGAACAAATGAAGCTAGATG AAATCTGCCTGAAGGAGGTGACATCAATTGCTGACAGTGTCTATAACATCCAGCTGCTTCGGGAATTCGCTAACGAATATCTCAATAAATGTTTTTACCTCACCTTGGAAGACATGCTCTACGCACCTTTAGTTTTAAAG CCCAACGTTATGGTTTTCATCGCCGAGTTGTTCTGGTGGTTTGAGATCGTCAAGCCGGACTTTGTGCAGCCCAGGGACCTCCAAGAAGTGAAAGACG CTAAAACAATGTTGCAGCAGAAGAGCAGCCGCCCACCCATTCCTATTTCCAATGCAACAAAACGAAGCTTTATGGCTAGTCCAGCTGCTTCCAGTGTGGCCGAGGTGCAACCCCCAACTCAGCTCCCTTTGGAAACCTGCAACAG cGGGAAAGGAAGCCCTGCTTTCAGTCCAGCCCATCCATTGTTGCCACTGAGACAGAAGCAACAGAAGTCACTGCAAGGGGAAGACAGTTCAG GCCAGCGGAATCGTTCCAATTCATTGACTCGAGTGGATGGGCAGCCCCGGGATTCAATTCTCGCGTGGCCTGAGAAGAAACAAAG GCCTCTTTCTCAACCAACGCCGTTTGTTCTCCACCACGCCGCAAGCAGCGATGCCGATCCCAGCTCCGGCGACAGCATTAGCTTGGCCCGGTCAATCAGCAAAGACAGCCTGGCTTCGAACATTATCAACATCACTCCGAAGCAGCATCCTCAGTCTGTGCCGCCGAAAAGCAGCGGTAGGAGCTTGCTGAGCAACGTTGAGATAGAAGACGAGGATGAGGAGCTGATTGCGATCATTCGCCCAGATGCGGCGCCAAACCAGGGTGGCCTTGAGCTTCAAAGCGTGCCGGCCCGGTCGCCTGGCGGAGTGGCCACTGCGTGGGCTTCAAAAAGCGAAACCTCTGAAAGTAAACCGGAGAGCTTTTTCCTCGAGCCTTTAATGCCTGCTGTTCTACGGCCGGCGAAAGAGAAACAGATCATCAATAAAGAGGATGAGTGCGGGGAAGGAAAGATGAGAGGCTTTGGAGCAAAGAGGCTGACCGAGGGGCACACGGTGCGTAAGAAAACCAACGGCAGTCATGGAGACCACAACCTTAATAGGACTTTTAATGTGACTCCTAGTCCTGAATTAACAACAGCTGTAAGTTCCAGCTTGGCGGATCCAGCATTGCACTTGGAGCTCAGGCCAGAAACCTTTCGACCGCAGGCAAGTAGTAGTTTGGAGCCTTCGACGCGAGACCAGTCCTTTGGAGGGTTCTTCCTTCACGCTGCCAAAACGGAGGAGGATGCAATGACCGGTGCAAATGCTAGCTATGTCAAGACCCCTGATTCCTATGCGACGGAAAGCACGTGGACAATGGTCAGGCAGGACTCGGACTCGGACATCCTAGACATGGAGGAAGCTGAGCAGGATTTAATAGCTGACGATCATCCGATAATTGCCAAGTATATAGGGGAAGAGGAATCGGCGAAATTGCAAGAAGACATGAAAGTCAAGGAACACGAAGACAAAGATGACGGCAGCGGGCGGTCCAGCCCGTGCCTGAGTACGATCTCTCAGGTCAGCAGCGTCTCCATGACCAGCGGGAGTGCCAGGATGACAAGTTTTGCAGAACGGAAGCTGCACCGGTTGAACAGTTACGAGACAAAATCCAGCACGAGTAGCTCGCAAAAGACCACCCCAGATGGGTCGGAGTGTTGCCCGGCCCCACTAACCACATGGAAGCAGAAGCGGGAGCAAAGCCCCAACAGGCAGAGTAAAGATAACGTTAATCTCTTGGCGTCTGAACTAGTTCAGCTCCACATGCAGTTGGAGGAGAAGCGGAGAGCGATCGAAGCCcagaagaagaagatggagacCTTATCTGCCCGGCAGCGGCTAAAACTGGGCAAGGCAGCCTTCCTGCACGTGGTGAAGAAAGGGAAAGTTGCCGATGTCTCCCAGCCGCTGAAGCCAGAACACTTCACGAAAGAATACTCGAGGCACAACGGGGAAGGCTTGGACGATGCTTCTTTGACCTCTAAATCGGAGGCGTTCTTCATGAGAGAAGAAGGGGGCGAAGATTCACTGGACAGCCTCGAAGCCGCCAAGGTGAAAGCTCAGGAAACGGTTGCCTTTGTGGAGCAGAACAATCCAAAAGAGCCCACCCTGCACGAGATCGAGAAGAGCAAAATGATCTCTGCCGCGCTCCTGGAGGAGAACATCGAATCGTCGGACGTCAACGAGTGCGATCTCTCCATCGAAAAGCTGAACGAAACCATCAGCACGCTCCAGCAGGCGATTCTCAAGATTTCTCAGCAGCAGGAGCTTCTCATGAAGGCTCCGACGATGCCGTCATCGCGGGGCGGGTCTCAGGACCAAAAGATCAGAGCCCCCGTTCATTTTGTGGAGCCCCTCTCCCCGACCGGGATGAGCAGCCTTCGTAAACCGCCGCGGCTCGGTCAAGGGCGGAGCTCCCGCTCCGGGCGGCCGTCCGAACTCAAGGTGGTCAAGGAGCGCCAGCAAACCACGGCACGCATCAAGACCCCGACCCCCAGCGTCGACACCTTGCCCCACTTAAGACAGTTCCCTTCAAACAATACGGCCAAGACGCCAACGGAAATGACCGTTGAAAACAATACCACTCCCCAGGAGAAGCTCTCTTTTGAGAGCTACAGACTCTGTGACGAGAGCAACCAACGGGGTGGGTTTACCTTCTCCAGTCCCAAGGACACCAATATCCTCTCTGAAGCAATCAAAGATGTGAATAGTAATGTGGAAGACTTTAGCCTTGCTTCGTTCGAAGGCTCAGGCAAAGAGACTGTCCCAGCAGAGGAATCCCAGAGGAGCAAAAGTAGCCTTATTGAAGTCGATCTGTCGGATTTAAAAGGTCCGGATGAGGGAGAGGTCGAGAGCCAGGGCAGTGAAATTGACCAGAAATCAGGACTTGGGTTTTTCTTTAAG GATGAGCAGAAAGCTGAAGACGAACTTGCGAAAAAACGTGCCGCCTTCCTCTTAAAGCAGCAGCGCAAAGCCGAAGAAACACGGCTTCGGAAACTCCAACTCGAGGCCGAGGTTGAGCAAAAGAGAGATGAAGTGCG CCGTAAAGCGGAAGAAGACCGGGTccggaaggaggaagagaaggcccGGAGAGAGCTCATCAAACAAGAATATCTGAGAAGGAAGCAGCAGCAGATCTTGGAAGAACAGGGCCTTGGGAagcccaaacccaaacccaagcCCAAGAAGGCCAGGCCAAAGTCGGTTCACCGAGAGGAATCCTACAGCGATTCAGGGACAAAGTGTTCCACAACTc CGGATAATCTCAGCAGCGCACAGTCGGGCTCCAGCCTGTCCTTGGCGTCGGCAGCAACCACTGAACCTGAAAGCGTCCATTCTGGGGGCACCCCATCACAACG AGTGGAGTCGATGGAATCCTTGCCCATCCTGAGTAGGAACCCCAGTCGAAACATGGAGAGAGACTGGGAAAATACCTCCACGGCATCATCAATTGCTTCAGTGGCAGAATATACTG GTCCGAAGCTCTTTAAAGAACCCAGCAGCAAGTCAAACAAACCAATCATCCACAACGCCATCTCCCACTGCTGTCTTGCTGGAAAAGTGAATGAGCCTCACAAGAATTCCATATTGGAG GAGCTTGAGAAGTGCGACGCCAACCACTACATCATCCTGTTCCGCGACGCCGGCTGCCAGTTCCGAGCACTTTACTGCTACTACCCGGACACCGAAGAGATCTACAAGCTGACCGGGACAGGGCCAAAGAGCATCGCCAAGAAGATGATCGACAAGCTGTACAAGTACAGCTCGGACCGGAAGCAGTTCAACCTGATCCCGGCCAAGACCATGTCCGTCAGTGTGGACGCCCTCACCATCCACAACCACTTGTGGCAGCCCAAGCGGCCCGCCGTGCCAAAGAAGACCCAGACTCGCAAATGA